The Thalassophryne amazonica chromosome 18, fThaAma1.1, whole genome shotgun sequence DNA window caggattgtttcagttatctgctgcaccggATTCAAAAATCAAAGGGAAAATCAGGTTTTTCTGTTGAGGTCAACATTAGTTAAATGTTCATTCTGGGGACATTTATTGGTGCCACCGGCAGCGATGGGCACAGCTAatagaaaagttagctttgataaccattaaaccgctatctgaaaagttaacttttatagcactaaactgataaaccacaaaAATCAAATTAGTGGAAGTTATTGCTAACCGCTAACCACTAACTGCTAACTACTAGGATTGACTTGGCTACTGATAAGCCGGTTTCAAGTTTAAGCGCCAcaagggctgctgggtaaatttaaAGGCGATcgcaaatacaaaacaaacacactaaaaacaaataaaaccacaaacactgtcagcatctttatcaaaagcagtaaatcgcagtattagaagtcacagtttgtctCTATATTATATACATTAATGGAGCTACGGCTCACCCATAtggcattcacaaacacaaactaaatgcacaaaaaataaataaataaaaatactgactatatataaagtgccttggggcaactgtttgttgtgatttgacgctatataaataaaattgatttgatttgatttaaggcCCCATaacaaaaatttaataaataaattatcatccttgacatcagaaaaatatGATGAGGGCAGgcgcatttttaaaaatatttttatattattattattattattattattattattattattattattattattattattattattttctgataCAACAAGAGACAAGCATtttcttcaaaaaacaaaaaaaaaaaaaaaaaaacaaagatgttaaatttcagctacagttcgtCAGAAGGCACACGGAACAGAAGAGCTGCAGTTCCCTGAGGAAAAACAAACCGTAGACATTCCAAATCTGTGGAACAAACCTTGCAGCCGTTTTACTTCGCGTCCAACCTGCGGCAAGTTCCGAGCCCGGCTCGGGAAACTTCAGCCGTCTTCGGCCAAAGCGTACTCGCCACCTAGCGGACGtgccggttcttgcaccagctgcacCGTTACTGTCAATGAAATTCGccaaaaaataactaaaaataaaatatctATATATTGATGCAGGCTGATTTCAGCATGTGGGCGATTGATAAAttagtgtgggggtggggggggggggggggggggggggttataggGCCCAGCATGAACCTCGCTTTTCATCAATTCTGAAatctgtgtgcgcgtgtgtgtgtgaattcttAGTCTGTGATTAAGATCATTAAAATAAATGTTACATACTGTCATATCTAACAAAATGAAAAGGGCACCTGCTTCGTAGGTGTCAACAAAAGAAGCTGCCCCACAGGGAAAATCCTGGCTACACCCCTGTAATTAGAATCAATTAATGTTTGTGTGCGACAGAACCCGTGAACACTGTTTACGCGGTTTGTGTCGGTGCGGACGTGATGCTGGACGCAGGTGCGCGCGCTTCCTCGCGCCCtctcaggtgctgaccacgccccCTCACCTAGTGGAGTATTTAGCGCAGTGCGCCACCGCATCTTCTCCACGTTGCGATCTGAGACGCACCTGAGCGCACGATGTCTGGCCAGCGCTGCGTAATCTCCGCCCGCATCATCGGAGCCCTGCACCGGGACGCGCCCAAACTCAAAGTGAGTTCACAAAGCGAACAACATGctgtttgttcttgttgttgttgttgttgttgttgttgctgacagACGCTCCCCTCCCCACTgtctgactgatttttttttttgtaaatctccACAGATGTTCATGATATCTGTGTCATGGTCTGACCAGAGTGAAGTGATTGTTTACAGGTCCTTTCATGATTTCAAGAAATTCCATGTAGGTGAAATCCTCAAAACAGCTCGATTTACACcaaaatataaacacacacaatATGCATCAATAAtatcttaattttttttctaaaacaggGGCAGCTGAAAAAGAAGTTCCCCACTCTGAGTCTGTTTCAGAAAAGCGACCGGATGATCCCCAAATTTAAATGTAAGTTTCTGCTGGGAATCATCCTCCAAGGAATGTTCAATAATGTGCATATtcactcaatatatatatatatatatagtcccaactaaattaaattacattatcttgcatggatgtgattTGAGTTAAtccaattaatcatttttttaagTGCAGTGGTGTATTTAAAAGACCACTTTTGCAGCATTTAGAACTACATCATTTCTTTTTGGTGATCTCAGGCAATTTCTAAGAACTGGCCACCAGActttgtaaatggaagaaagtgaaaaacaagctcatttcaagatgCATGTCAATcatacctgctcctaatttttatCATGCATGCATGTGGCTCATCATCATCCATTTATCCGTCTTTCCACTCTGTCACTCTCTTTCTCGCTGCATTTTGCAGCTGGACACGTgccttttgcattctttttttttttcttttttttttttgcattttcttaCTTTAAAaggaaacttttttcttttaattagaAAATTAATTTCGTAACTTGAAAATTCTGTTAGTTATATTGGCAGGAAAACTGAATTTGATTTGTATTACAAatgagatttttttgttgttgttgttgggaaaactggaaaaaaaatctgataccatttgttttgtttgtttttttttatgtgtgcctAAAACCTTTTCACCTCACTGTAAATTCTTTTGCATAATCTGACAGACAGGTTGTTGGTTGTTTTGTGATCAGGATCCTTCGAGAATGAATGAAGGACTCATGAAATATTTCAAGTTGAAATTCTAAAATATACAAagctctgaacacacacatgcatgttacCCCGTATAATGTGCCGTAGAACCAGTAACTTAAGTTACCAGTTAGTTAAGGATAATTAAGTCTGGAACATTGTGAGCTGTGACAGAAacgtctcttctaatgagtgacatCATCACATTTTCAAAGGTTGTTTACGTGCTAATTGCTTGAAACGTAATATTTCTGCTCCACTCGTCTGCAGGCTTCCTAACGCTTTCATCTCACCCTCTTCTGCTTCCAGTAAAAGCCATAAAAAGCAGCATGCCGCAGAAAGGATTCAACCGATCGATTCAACGCCTGAGGTTCCTGGAGAGCTACTGTGCCAAGCTGCTGCAGTGTGACTTGACCGTGATTCAGAGTTCAGAGGTCACGCAGTTCTTCATGCCCAAGGATCACGACCTGCAGCCAGATTTCACCAAGAACAGGTAGGGCGCGGTCAGCGCTGCAGCTCACATTCCTCCCCGTTTAGACATCTCACTCAGCGTGATCTTTTTCTCCTGCAGCTTCATGCTTGTGCTCTCCGACGGCGTGTCAGGTGATGGGGGCCAAGATGGCACCCGGCAACTCCAATCCAACATCACGCACCCGTTAATCACTCAGACGTACTGCTGCGTGGCCGAGTATGAGACAAAGGACACCAAGAACCGTCCTTTTAAAGTCGCCATGGATGAGAAGCTGGACGTTCTCATCAAAGATCCTGCAGGTAGGCTCTTTAATCCTGCGCGCACGCTCCCTCGCGCCCATTTTTGCTGTGTGAAAATGGTGTTTTGTTGCATCTCCAGGTTGGTGGCTGGTAGAGAATGAAGAAAAACGTCTGGCTTGGTTCCCTGCACCCTACCTGGAGTTACGGGACCAGGAGGAAGATGAAGTCCAGGGATTTCCACAGGGAGGTGAGAGAAACACTTTTTCACatcaaagaggttatgttttcactgaCAGTCAGTCATCAGAAAACCCAAAAAAGATGTGATCAGAACTTAGCAGAAGGTGATGGGGGAAGTATGGCATTTTAATTTCCTCTTTGAGCTTTGATACTGATTCCTTTGATCCTAATCCTGCCATTCATCTTTGATCTATGATCCTGATTGCTTTGATCCTGTAACAAGGATTACCGATTacatcagtgatcaggatcaaaagttGGGATCCACTCCTTGATCCCGATTCCTTTGGTCCCAATTACAGAATCAAAGCAAGAGACAGACAAAAGGCAACAAAAAGGTCAAAGAACAGGTATCAGGATCAAACATCAGCAATCAAGATTAAAGCTCATGATCAAACATCACAAGTCAAACATGGGTGATTGGGATCAAAGGCTGGAAATCATGATTAAAGAATGTCAGCAAAGGTCACAGGAATAAAAGACCAAATGAAAGTGTTAGCAGAGACATAAATGGGTAGAAATATGCTCTCTGACATAGATCAAAACAGCCGTTGGAGTGCAGAGCCAAACACACGTGATGTTTTAAGGAAGAGTCAACACTGGAGAGTGCTATTTATCCAACATACTAAGATCAGAAATCTGGATAATGTGTCAGATTGTACGTGAAACGATCCTTATTTTCCACGTGTTCACGTCACACCAGAGTCATCTTTGttgctcagactccatgtctcggTCTTGTCCTCCAGCCTCTCTGTACTGCGCTGTCAAGACTTACTCCACTAAGGAAGCTGATGAGGTGTCTGTGGTCATCGGATCTGTGGTGGAAGTGCTCAGGAAGTCTGACAACGGCTGGTGGCTCATCAGGTCAGAAATCTGCAGACAAGAACTcaacaaacacattttaatgttaaataataaaaaaaaaatcactcaaaagCCTCAACTGCAGATGAGTGTTATGCTaacaaaggcaaaaaaaaaaaaaagcctcaggTTTAATCAGAACCTGCATAattaaaatcatgaaaattttttttttttgtggttgtcTACGTTGTATATCTGGGACAAAAAACATGAACAAGTTCCAGAAACTCcaaaaattgtttaaaaaatTCCATTTCTACTCTGGAAAA harbors:
- the LOC117530837 gene encoding NADPH oxidase organizer 1-like, coding for MSGQRCVISARIIGALHRDAPKLKMFMISVSWSDQSEVIVYRSFHDFKKFHGQLKKKFPTLSLFQKSDRMIPKFKLKAIKSSMPQKGFNRSIQRLRFLESYCAKLLQCDLTVIQSSEVTQFFMPKDHDLQPDFTKNSFMLVLSDGVSGDGGQDGTRQLQSNITHPLITQTYCCVAEYETKDTKNRPFKVAMDEKLDVLIKDPAGWWLVENEEKRLAWFPAPYLELRDQEEDEVQGFPQGASLYCAVKTYSTKEADEVSVVIGSVVEVLRKSDNGWWLIRFSGKVGYIPSMYLQPYSNPRAGLYSMQKKLQSSTLTLSQTGVSYPPSDNKESKFQRKSEGDVHAFLHKARSVDVLSDSWAQNPLPIQTDDSTADKTFRKMSTASSVSTYSNYSTSSLGEEDLSSSLNLSHISLGFASCLSVRPKSSQGSPTPPTVPPRPKTEEILTRCTTMTRKAARATKMRIQSQEESIQSR